AATGAATGCGCGCGCTAATCGACATACAGAGTCCCAGGACAAACAGAATCAAACCGAGATTCCGCACAAAAGAGGGAGGATCCTTGATCGGCAGCACATCCAAAAACAGTGTTTGAACGAGAAAAAAAATCAGCAGCGCGATTTTTATCAACTTCAGCACAATTTGCAATGGGTTACGCGGTTTGAGTTGAACCTGCTGGGCTGAAGGATATTTTCTTTTCCAGATCTCCCAGATCAATTTGTGCAGCAACAGTCCGCCGAAAAGTAAAAGTCTTAGAGGCATTGAAACGTTAGTATAAGCAATTTTGCCGGCTAGAAGCCGGCGTTACAAACCCCCTGTGATCATTCGCTTAAAACCGCGAAGCGTTTTGCGAAACCCTACAAATCGATCGAAGGAAGGAGTGCCGATTGTGGAGAAAAGATCGTTGTTGGCAAAATAGTACATGTCAATGCGCGGCAAAAAATGAACATCCGACTGAGGCGTTGCAAATTCCATTTTTGTAGAACAGGCTGCATAGAAATGAGACTCCACAATGGCTCTTGCGGCAGCCGATTGTTTTCCATAAGGGTAAGCGAACGCAACCTCCTGTTGCCCTGTCCGGTCTTGCAGAGTCTTGCGCGCGCCGACTATTTCTTCCGATATCTTTGACCCCGGAAGCCGCGTAAGGTCTGGATGTGTTGCTGTATGCACTCCGAATTCGATTTGCTCTTCCTTCATCTGCGCAATCTGGTCCCATGTGAGCAGATCAAAGCTGGGAATGTTGTCCGGCTGGCCGTACCAGCGGTTATTTTTCCCGCAAAACGAAGTGACCAGAAAAACGGTGGCAGGATATCCATATTCCTTCAGCACAGGATGGGCGACATCATAGACACTCTGAAATCCATCATCGAACGTGATGGCTACGCTTTTTGAAGGTAGATCACGATTCTCGCGGATTCGCCCGGCAACATCGCGAAGTTTCATAACTTCAAAGGAAGCATCGGAAAGATTTTTCATCTGGCGTCGGAATTTTTCAGGCGCCGTGGAAATCACCGAACCGCTGGAATCTAAGGAATGATAAGTGAGTATTGGAATGCAAATCATTTGTCGTCATACGGTTCAGCGCGCATCCATTCGATGATGGTTTTCAGTATTTCATCCAGCGTCTTTACCGGTTTATAGCCGACCCGCTTCTGAATCTTATCCAGCGAAGGGACTCTTCTTCTGAGATCATCAAATGCGTGACTGTATGCTTCTTCGTACGGAACATAACGAATTTCGGAGTTGCTGCCGGTCAATGCCTTGATCCGTATGGCCAGGTCCTCAATGGAAATTTCTTCGATCGAACCGATGTTGTAAACGTGACCGTACGAGCCGGCATCCTCGGTCAGAGCAATCATTCCATTCACAACGTCCTTTACGTGAGCAAAGCACCTTGTTTGTTTGCCATCGCCGTACACCTGAATCGGTTCGCCACGGAGCGCGGCCTTGACAAAACGTGGTATCACCATTCCATATTGTCCGGTCTGTCGCTCTCCGACCGTGTTGAAGAAACGCAGAATCAATACAGGCAAACCAAACTGGCGGTGATAGGCAAGCCCCAGGAATTCATCAATTGCTTTGGAACAGGCATAACTCCAGCGTGAAAAACTTGTGCTGCCAAGAACACAATCATCATTTTCACTGAACGGAACTTTTTCGCTCTTACCGTAAACTTCTGAAGAGCTGGCAAGCAGCACGCGCTTTCGAAATTTTTTTGCAATTTCCAAAACGACTTCCGTGCCCTTGATGTTGGTTTCAATCGTTCGCACCGGCTGCTTCACGATCAGGCTGACGCCGACTGCGGCTGCGAGATGATAGACCATATCATTACGGTCGATCAGCATATGCATCAGCCCTTCATCCATCACGGAACCATGAATGAAACGGAATTCCGCTTTGCCCTGGCAACCAGACATGTTCCGGATGTTGCCCGTGGAAAGATCATCGATCACATCAACGCTATGTCCCATCCCCATTAGCTTTTCAGCAAGGTGGCTTCCAATAAAACCGGCTCCGCCCGTGATCAACGCTTTCATGACATTGCTCCCGCAAGACGTTTTTGCTGAACTCGCTCAATCAATCCCAGATATTGCTGTATGTGACTTTCCTCATTCCAGTATTGCAAGTATGCTCCGTGACCCTTTCGGCCAAGTTCTTCCCGCAGAGGATCATCTTCGGCCAATCGCCTGATCGCTGCCAGAAGTTCGTCTTGACTATTGTAAATGATCCCACCGCCGCTATCATCCACCACCTCAGGGAGAGCTCCCAAATTGTTCACGATCACCGGTGTTTCCTGTGAGAAAGCTTCAATGATGATAATTCCGAAAACTTCATAACAAATGGAAGGAACAATCACAGCTCTTGCGTGTTTGTAGTAATTGCGCAATTTTGAATGACCGAGTTTTCCCAGGAATTGTATGTTCTCCGATACGGCCGCCATCTGTTTTAGTTGATCCGTGTAAGTTCCCTCTCCAGCGATGAGGAGCTCAAATTCGGGATGATCCCGAAACAAAGGAATTATATTCTGAAGTCCTTTGATCTTCTCCAGTCTTCCCACAAAAAGGAAGTACGGACCCGTATGCGGAAACGCAGATTCTTCATCTTCGCCACTTTTTGTTGCGAGGAAATAAGGAATGTGGACCATAGGAATATCCAATCCCATTTCGTGATGTTTCTTCAGAGTGAAACGACTGGGTGAGATAAACATGTCGACATGGTTCAACATCTTTCTCATCAGATCCGTGTAGCGCCACCATTGCGGAGGCCTTTTTCCGTAAATCTGACAGCCAATGCAACTGCGCGATGTACAAACTTCGCGATCATATTTCCAGAGCACATGCATGGGACAAACCAGCCAGTGTTCGTGTGTTGTGTAGAGTTTAACCGCATCACCATATTGAAGCGCTTTAAGTCCAATCAAAGACATATTGTGATAATGAATCACATCGTAACGGTTTTTCTCCAACACTTCCCGTATCTTTTTCTGTTTCAGGTAAGGAACGCTCGTCTGTTGAGTCAGAAGCGGAGACAAAAACCCTGCTTTGCTTTTCAGGATGTGAACCGTAACGTTATCGTGATTCGGGTAATCCCCTTTCAAGCCTTCTGTTTCCAACAGGTAAAAAGAATCGGCGTCATGAATGACATCGATGTTATGTCCACGCCGAGCGAGCTCCTGGACCAGCCTGTAAATGTAGATTGCATCCCCGCCAAAACTGTAGGGAGGGTAAAACGTGGTAACCATGCAAAACCGCATATGATTGGACCGCCAAGGCGCCAAGATCGCCAAGAATATCAAAGATATGATCTTTTTTAAAACTTGGCGTCTTGGCGTCTTGGCGGTTCCATCATGCTTTCGAAAATCTGAAGAGTTTGACGGGCAGTTTTCTCCCATTGAAAGTGTTTTACGCGTTCCAATCCTCTGGAACGCATTTGTTGTCTGAGCGAATCATCGGCAAGCACGCGTCGAATCGTCTCAAGCGCTTGATTGGAATCGTCAGGATCAAAAAATTCGCCTGCTTCACCAATGATTTCGGGGAGAGATCCTGCCTTGCTGGCAACGATCGGGGTTCCACAGGCCATTGCTTCCACAGCAGGAAGGCCGAATCCCTCTTGCAATGAAGGGAAGACAAACAACGTAGCTGAGTTATACAGATGAGCCAGATCACCATCATCAATATAGCCGGTGAAAATGACTCCTTTCCGGATTTGCAGCTGCTCCACCAGGTTTTTAAGAGCCTCATAATCAGAATAGAAAGAGTCCTTTTCGAAATCCCCCGCAAACACCAGTTTGTAATCTGAAAAGGAAGCTGTTTGCGTCAATTCACCAAATGCTTTCGTGAGCATCTGAAGATTCTTGTGCGGACTGATTCCACCAACGTAGAGCAGGTAGCGGTTGCCGGATAATCCGAACCGGGACAGAACTTTTGACCGTTTTTCATCTTCCGGCATAACCCGAAAAGCTTCGCCTGCAGCTTCCGAAACAACGCTGATTCGTGATTCTGCAATGCCACGATGTTCCATGATTTGTTGCTTGGAATAATGAGAAACGGTGACGATCCGGTCTGACTGGCGTAATGCGATTTTTTCTTTCAGGTTCCAAAAGAATTCCAATTTTTTGTTTGGAAACACTGAGTGCGCAAAACGCGCAGGGGTCATGTCATGAATTGTGACCACAATTTTTGTCCTATTCCACACCGGGAAGTAAGAATAAATGGCAGGGAAAAAGAATAGATCGAGTGAATGTTTTGCGACAGCACGAGTCATTCTCAAGAGATCAGAAATCGATCGCCGGCCGGAAGAAGAGGCGGCTTGAGTTGGAGCTGCCTGCGTGGAAACCGTCACAAGGTTGACGTTTTGGGGGAATTGATTTTCGATCGCGGTCTGATGATCCACAAAAAACCAGTATTCGTTTCGATCATCGATTTCCGCCAGGGCGGTCAATAGCTCTCTTGTGAAACGTCCGAATCCGCGCCGGTTCGACCAGCAACATGCGTCCACGCCAATCCGCATTTTATTAAATTCGGAGCGCGGGCCTCCGTGCCCGCGGCTTGGCGGGCAGGGACGCCCGCCCTCCATGGTGAAACTCAGTTACGGAGTTCGACAATGCGGTTATAGATCCAGCCAATGGTGGTTCCAATCAAGCTGCCGACGGCAAAACCCCAGAAGAAACCGATAATGCTACCCAGAAAAGAGACTCTATAACCTATGAAAAACTGGCTTAGCAATTGAAGAT
Above is a window of bacterium DNA encoding:
- a CDS encoding polysaccharide deacetylase family protein, whose product is MICIPILTYHSLDSSGSVISTAPEKFRRQMKNLSDASFEVMKLRDVAGRIRENRDLPSKSVAITFDDGFQSVYDVAHPVLKEYGYPATVFLVTSFCGKNNRWYGQPDNIPSFDLLTWDQIAQMKEEQIEFGVHTATHPDLTRLPGSKISEEIVGARKTLQDRTGQQEVAFAYPYGKQSAAARAIVESHFYAACSTKMEFATPQSDVHFLPRIDMYYFANNDLFSTIGTPSFDRFVGFRKTLRGFKRMITGGL
- a CDS encoding glycosyltransferase family 4 protein; amino-acid sequence: MRIGVDACCWSNRRGFGRFTRELLTALAEIDDRNEYWFFVDHQTAIENQFPQNVNLVTVSTQAAPTQAASSSGRRSISDLLRMTRAVAKHSLDLFFFPAIYSYFPVWNRTKIVVTIHDMTPARFAHSVFPNKKLEFFWNLKEKIALRQSDRIVTVSHYSKQQIMEHRGIAESRISVVSEAAGEAFRVMPEDEKRSKVLSRFGLSGNRYLLYVGGISPHKNLQMLTKAFGELTQTASFSDYKLVFAGDFEKDSFYSDYEALKNLVEQLQIRKGVIFTGYIDDGDLAHLYNSATLFVFPSLQEGFGLPAVEAMACGTPIVASKAGSLPEIIGEAGEFFDPDDSNQALETIRRVLADDSLRQQMRSRGLERVKHFQWEKTARQTLQIFESMMEPPRRQDAKF
- a CDS encoding GDP-mannose 4,6-dehydratase, coding for MKALITGGAGFIGSHLAEKLMGMGHSVDVIDDLSTGNIRNMSGCQGKAEFRFIHGSVMDEGLMHMLIDRNDMVYHLAAAVGVSLIVKQPVRTIETNIKGTEVVLEIAKKFRKRVLLASSSEVYGKSEKVPFSENDDCVLGSTSFSRWSYACSKAIDEFLGLAYHRQFGLPVLILRFFNTVGERQTGQYGMVIPRFVKAALRGEPIQVYGDGKQTRCFAHVKDVVNGMIALTEDAGSYGHVYNIGSIEEISIEDLAIRIKALTGSNSEIRYVPYEEAYSHAFDDLRRRVPSLDKIQKRVGYKPVKTLDEILKTIIEWMRAEPYDDK
- a CDS encoding glycosyltransferase family 4 protein is translated as MVTTFYPPYSFGGDAIYIYRLVQELARRGHNIDVIHDADSFYLLETEGLKGDYPNHDNVTVHILKSKAGFLSPLLTQQTSVPYLKQKKIREVLEKNRYDVIHYHNMSLIGLKALQYGDAVKLYTTHEHWLVCPMHVLWKYDREVCTSRSCIGCQIYGKRPPQWWRYTDLMRKMLNHVDMFISPSRFTLKKHHEMGLDIPMVHIPYFLATKSGEDEESAFPHTGPYFLFVGRLEKIKGLQNIIPLFRDHPEFELLIAGEGTYTDQLKQMAAVSENIQFLGKLGHSKLRNYYKHARAVIVPSICYEVFGIIIIEAFSQETPVIVNNLGALPEVVDDSGGGIIYNSQDELLAAIRRLAEDDPLREELGRKGHGAYLQYWNEESHIQQYLGLIERVQQKRLAGAMS